ACGATCTTGCGTTCGAACGGCGTCATCGGCGCCAGTTCTTCACGCTCACCGGTTTCGAGAACACGTGCAGCAGCCTCGGCGCCGAGAGCGCTGAGTGCCTCGCGGCGCCCAGCACGCCAGCCGGCGATATCGAGCATCAGGCGGCTACGTTCGCCTGTGGACTGCTGGACGGCCAGACGGGTCAGTTCCTGGAGAGCGTCGAGAACCTCGCCCTTACGACCGACCAGCTTGGTCAGATCGTCTCCACCGTCGATGCTGACGATCGCACGATCGCCCTCGACGTCCAGGTCGATATCCCCGTCGAAGTCGAGTACGTCGAGCAACTGCTCGAGGTAGTCGCCGGCGATTTCGCCTTCTTCGATCAGATCGTCGTCAGAGTCGTCGATGTCTGAATCTTCAACGTCCGACTCTTCGACGTCGGTAACGGGCGCAGCGATTTCAGTGCTCACGTCTGCGTTTTCTCCATCCAAAGCGGTGTCAGCTTCACTGGACATTGGTCGTTCTCTTTCCTCGATCATCGCCGCTTATTGCGCTTGGGAGAGTTGCCGCGATTGCTCTGTGGCCGGTTCTGTTTGGGTTTCGACGAAGCGCCGCCACCCCCCGAACCGGTGGGCTTGGTCGCAGGCTTCTCGGCCTTGTTGAGGGATACCCCGGGCAACTCGGATTCGTCTGCTGATTCCGTCGCACTCAGCGCGGCCGGAGATCCCTTTTTCTTGGCAGGATTCGGGCGAGCACCGGGCTTGGGGGCATTGTCGTTTCGACGCGAGATCGCTTCCTGCTTCTTCGTTTCTTCTTCGG
The nucleotide sequence above comes from Rhodococcus sp. KBS0724. Encoded proteins:
- a CDS encoding R3H domain-containing nucleic acid-binding protein; the encoded protein is MSSEADTALDGENADVSTEIAAPVTDVEESDVEDSDIDDSDDDLIEEGEIAGDYLEQLLDVLDFDGDIDLDVEGDRAIVSIDGGDDLTKLVGRKGEVLDALQELTRLAVQQSTGERSRLMLDIAGWRAGRREALSALGAEAAARVLETGEREELAPMTPFERKIVHDAVAKVKGVSSESEGAEPSRRVVVLKD